Proteins from a single region of Haloterrigena alkaliphila:
- a CDS encoding sulfatase family protein — protein MPPHIVLVHCHDLGTYVGCYGAGVETPRIDALAGAGVRFDRHFVTAPQCSPSRSSLVTGRHPHQNGMLGLAHGNWEVGPHERFLPELLGEAGYETHRFGLQHVTEYPERLGYDRTHNEESLTSETPTSVHEGARARTVADDVAGWLEAGDHDDPFFASIGFFELHRIAVDGGFSFEGERYDAPDPDTVEPLEFLPDRPGTRSDIAGMNGMVRAIDDGVGTIVDALENAGLAEDTLLVFTTEHGLAMPRAKGTCFDAGLEAALLMAQPGTLASGRVVDDLVSNVDVFATLLDIADASVPGVDTDGGDIAGQSLAPLLFDDRKGGGANGAAGTDAYEPRDRVFSGMTWHDRYNPIRSIRTGRWKYVRNFWHLPAVYMTTDVFCSAAGREVHEDYYGVQRPYEELYDLEADPLERANLAAGADPDDPATETVRDELRRELLEWMDATADPLLEGPVLPNNWETVHPRLEDDRDDIRH, from the coding sequence ATGCCGCCACACATCGTCCTGGTCCACTGCCACGATCTGGGGACGTACGTGGGGTGTTACGGCGCCGGCGTCGAGACGCCCCGGATCGACGCCCTCGCGGGAGCGGGCGTCCGGTTCGATCGCCACTTCGTGACGGCCCCGCAGTGTTCGCCGAGTCGCTCGAGTCTCGTGACCGGGCGTCACCCCCACCAGAACGGAATGCTCGGACTCGCCCACGGCAACTGGGAGGTCGGCCCCCACGAGCGGTTCCTGCCCGAGTTGCTCGGCGAGGCCGGCTACGAGACCCACCGCTTCGGGCTCCAGCACGTCACCGAGTACCCCGAGCGACTCGGCTACGATCGGACGCACAACGAGGAGTCCCTGACGAGCGAGACCCCGACGTCGGTCCACGAGGGCGCCCGCGCACGCACCGTCGCCGACGACGTCGCGGGGTGGCTCGAGGCGGGCGACCACGACGACCCGTTCTTCGCGTCGATCGGCTTCTTCGAACTCCATCGCATCGCGGTGGACGGCGGGTTCAGCTTCGAGGGCGAGCGCTACGACGCCCCCGATCCCGATACGGTCGAGCCCCTCGAGTTCCTCCCCGATCGGCCCGGCACCCGGTCGGACATCGCCGGCATGAACGGGATGGTTCGCGCGATCGACGACGGCGTCGGGACGATCGTCGACGCCCTCGAGAACGCGGGCCTCGCCGAGGACACCCTCCTCGTTTTCACGACCGAACACGGGCTGGCGATGCCCCGCGCGAAGGGGACCTGCTTCGACGCCGGGCTCGAGGCGGCGCTGCTGATGGCCCAGCCGGGCACCCTCGCATCGGGCCGAGTCGTCGACGACCTCGTGAGCAACGTCGACGTCTTCGCGACGCTGCTCGATATCGCGGACGCGTCGGTTCCCGGCGTCGACACCGACGGGGGCGATATCGCGGGACAGAGCCTCGCGCCGCTGTTGTTCGACGACAGGAAGGGCGGCGGCGCGAACGGGGCCGCCGGCACGGACGCCTACGAGCCGCGCGACCGGGTCTTCTCGGGGATGACCTGGCACGATCGATACAACCCGATCCGGTCGATCCGAACCGGCCGTTGGAAGTACGTTCGGAACTTCTGGCACCTGCCCGCGGTCTACATGACGACGGACGTCTTCTGCAGCGCGGCGGGTCGCGAAGTCCACGAGGACTACTACGGCGTACAGCGGCCCTACGAGGAACTGTACGACCTCGAGGCCGACCCGCTCGAGCGGGCGAACCTCGCGGCGGGGGCCGACCCGGACGATCCGGCCACCGAGACCGTTCGCGACGAGCTTCGAAGGGAGCTGCTCGAGTGGATGGACGCGACCGCCGACCCGCTGCTCGAGGGGCCGGTCCTGCCGAACAACTGGGAGACGGTCCACCCGCGGCTGGAGGACGACCGCGACGACATCCGGCACTGA
- a CDS encoding NifU family protein, with product MSDSASQSPEDAVREAVSLFLQRNFPQIQAHGGDSSITAVDLEEGHVEINLTGACSGCGVSPMTTQAIQRRLPGEVDEIEYVSVTTGFDGLSEGTSRDISDDVPF from the coding sequence ATGAGTGACTCCGCCTCGCAGTCCCCGGAAGACGCCGTCCGCGAAGCCGTGTCGCTGTTCCTCCAGCGCAACTTCCCGCAGATCCAGGCCCACGGCGGCGACTCCTCGATCACCGCCGTCGACCTCGAGGAGGGCCACGTCGAGATCAACCTGACCGGCGCCTGCAGCGGCTGTGGCGTCAGTCCGATGACGACGCAGGCGATCCAGCGGCGCCTCCCCGGCGAGGTCGACGAGATCGAGTACGTCTCGGTGACGACCGGCTTCGACGGACTCTCGGAGGGCACTTCGCGGGACATCTCCGACGACGTCCCGTTCTAA
- the pepF gene encoding oligoendopeptidase F, with protein MSSVPDRSEVDEEYTWDLESIYATDDDWEAAYEAVAERVEELAAYEGQVTDDAATLREVLELRDEIMREVSTVAAYARMRRDEDTTNQQYQGLTARAQSLAADAQSAASFIDPEIQTLTREEFEAMIDEDPGLETYDHYVDDVLRMKPHTRSAEVEELLAELGEVTGATGEVYNMLSNADMAFPTVEDSQGEAVEITQSNFVNLLKRPDREFRRTVHEEYYDEWSTVRNTVASSYKNSVKADVKTARARHYDTAREAALDGPNVPVEVYDTLVDTVHDNIEKLHRHAELKRQALEIDDLQMWDVYMPLTGDEGPDVEYERATEYVVESLAPLGEAYQSRVAEGLESQWVDVYENEGKQSGAYSGGTYDTQPFILLNYQDDISSMYTLAHELGHSMHSELTKEEQPYIYSNYEIFVAEVASTVNEALLTSHLLETVDDPEFRKHVLNEFLERVRSTLYRQTLFAEFEHETHRLEEEGEPLTADRLDDCYRGLKEDYYEPAVVDDRIAREWMRIPHFYRAFYVYQYATGISAALAIVDAVLPDGAGGDPDREAAEDYLEFLRRGSREYPLDLLRIAGVDMSTSGPIDRALETYGRRLEEMEALME; from the coding sequence ATGAGTTCCGTTCCCGACCGCTCCGAGGTCGACGAGGAATATACCTGGGACCTCGAGAGCATCTACGCGACCGACGACGACTGGGAGGCCGCCTACGAGGCGGTCGCCGAGCGCGTCGAGGAACTTGCCGCCTACGAGGGGCAGGTCACCGACGACGCCGCGACCCTCCGCGAGGTCCTCGAGTTGCGCGACGAGATCATGCGCGAGGTGTCGACGGTCGCCGCCTACGCCCGGATGCGCCGCGACGAGGACACCACGAACCAGCAGTATCAGGGGCTGACCGCCCGCGCCCAATCGCTGGCGGCCGACGCCCAGTCCGCAGCGTCGTTCATCGACCCCGAGATCCAGACGCTGACCCGCGAGGAGTTCGAGGCGATGATCGACGAGGACCCGGGCCTCGAGACCTACGACCACTACGTCGACGACGTCCTCCGGATGAAACCCCACACGCGTTCGGCGGAGGTCGAGGAACTGCTCGCCGAGCTGGGGGAGGTCACGGGCGCCACGGGCGAGGTCTACAACATGCTCTCGAACGCGGACATGGCGTTCCCCACCGTCGAGGATTCACAGGGCGAGGCCGTCGAGATCACCCAGAGCAACTTCGTCAACCTGCTCAAACGGCCCGACCGCGAGTTCCGACGGACGGTTCACGAGGAGTACTACGACGAGTGGTCTACCGTTCGAAACACCGTGGCTTCGTCCTACAAGAACAGCGTCAAGGCCGACGTGAAGACCGCGCGGGCACGCCACTACGACACCGCCCGCGAGGCCGCCCTCGACGGCCCCAACGTTCCCGTCGAAGTCTACGATACCCTCGTCGACACCGTCCACGACAACATCGAGAAGCTTCACCGCCACGCCGAACTCAAGCGACAGGCGCTCGAGATCGACGATCTGCAGATGTGGGACGTCTACATGCCGCTGACGGGCGACGAGGGACCGGACGTCGAGTACGAGCGGGCCACCGAGTACGTCGTCGAGTCGCTGGCGCCGCTGGGCGAGGCCTACCAGTCCCGCGTCGCCGAGGGCCTCGAGTCCCAGTGGGTCGACGTCTACGAGAACGAGGGGAAACAGTCGGGGGCCTACTCCGGAGGCACCTACGACACCCAGCCGTTCATCCTGCTGAACTATCAGGACGACATCTCCTCGATGTACACGCTGGCCCACGAACTCGGCCACTCGATGCACTCCGAACTCACCAAAGAGGAGCAACCCTACATCTACTCGAACTACGAGATCTTCGTGGCCGAGGTCGCCAGCACGGTCAACGAGGCCCTGCTGACGAGTCACCTCCTCGAGACCGTCGACGACCCCGAGTTCCGCAAGCACGTCCTCAACGAGTTCTTAGAGCGCGTGCGCTCGACGCTGTACCGACAGACGCTGTTCGCCGAGTTCGAACACGAGACCCACCGCCTCGAGGAGGAGGGCGAACCCCTCACCGCGGACCGACTGGACGACTGCTACCGCGGGCTGAAGGAAGACTACTACGAACCGGCGGTCGTCGACGACCGCATCGCCCGCGAGTGGATGCGCATCCCCCACTTCTACCGGGCCTTCTACGTCTACCAGTACGCGACCGGTATCTCGGCCGCGCTGGCCATCGTCGACGCGGTCCTGCCCGACGGCGCCGGCGGCGACCCCGACCGCGAGGCCGCCGAGGACTACCTCGAGTTCCTCCGCCGGGGCTCCCGCGAGTACCCGCTGGACCTGCTGCGGATCGCCGGCGTCGACATGAGTACGTCCGGGCCGATCGATCGGGCGCTGGAGACGTACGGCCGGCGACTCGAGGAGATGGAAGCGCTCATGGAGTGA
- a CDS encoding M28 family metallopeptidase, which yields MDEGIAIDERLERALGRAWTDDRAWTLLTRLTELPHRMGGSPTERRAAEIVRETLSDAGLEDVGFQEFPMQYWERGTTEFAVVGDETTGSTDEPNSREIPARSFEAIALPYSPAGDVEGPLVDVGYGTPAELDDVDLQGAIAVASTTTPSGQRFVHRMEKFGHAVAAGAAAFVFANHIPGQLPPTGALEFDAEAAVPGVGVSAETHDWLTEYADRGARARLRVDASTVDGSSQNVHGVLGPDTEDEVLVVAHYDAHDITEGALDNGCGIATVAGATSILAAIEDDLACRVRIAGVGCEEIGLLGAEAMAAALDLESVRAVVNVDGAGRFRNLRALTHGSAALEELAEAVTTAVGQPVVHEPDPHPFSDHWPFLRAGVPALQLHSEPPEGGERGRGWGHTAADTRDKVDRRNLREHAILTALLVRELTRTEIPRIDDADLRERLREQEYEPGMRAAEIWPDSWD from the coding sequence ATGGACGAGGGGATCGCCATCGACGAGCGACTCGAGCGCGCCCTCGGTCGCGCCTGGACCGACGACCGGGCCTGGACGCTGTTGACTCGACTGACCGAACTTCCCCACCGGATGGGCGGCTCGCCGACCGAGCGCCGAGCGGCCGAAATCGTCCGCGAGACGCTCTCGGACGCGGGCCTCGAGGACGTGGGGTTCCAGGAGTTCCCGATGCAGTACTGGGAGCGCGGCACCACCGAGTTCGCCGTGGTCGGCGACGAGACGACGGGATCGACCGACGAACCGAATTCGCGCGAGATTCCCGCCCGTTCCTTCGAGGCCATCGCCTTGCCGTACTCGCCCGCCGGCGACGTCGAGGGGCCGCTGGTCGACGTCGGCTACGGGACGCCCGCGGAACTCGATGACGTCGACCTGCAGGGGGCAATCGCCGTCGCCAGCACCACGACGCCGTCTGGCCAGCGGTTCGTCCACCGAATGGAGAAGTTCGGCCACGCGGTGGCGGCGGGCGCGGCGGCGTTCGTTTTCGCCAACCACATCCCGGGCCAACTGCCGCCGACGGGGGCGCTGGAGTTCGACGCCGAGGCCGCCGTCCCCGGCGTCGGCGTCAGCGCCGAGACCCACGACTGGCTGACGGAGTACGCGGATCGGGGGGCGCGTGCGCGACTCCGCGTCGACGCCTCGACCGTCGACGGCTCGAGTCAGAACGTCCACGGGGTACTCGGGCCGGACACCGAGGACGAAGTCCTCGTGGTCGCCCATTACGACGCCCACGATATCACGGAGGGCGCGCTCGACAACGGCTGCGGCATCGCGACTGTCGCCGGTGCGACGTCGATCCTCGCGGCGATCGAAGACGACCTCGCGTGTCGCGTGCGGATCGCCGGCGTCGGCTGCGAGGAGATCGGCCTGCTGGGCGCCGAAGCGATGGCCGCGGCCCTCGACCTCGAGTCGGTCCGCGCGGTGGTCAACGTCGACGGCGCCGGCCGGTTCCGGAACCTGCGGGCGCTCACCCACGGCTCCGCGGCGCTCGAGGAACTGGCGGAGGCGGTGACGACGGCGGTAGGCCAGCCGGTCGTCCACGAGCCCGATCCCCACCCGTTCAGCGATCACTGGCCGTTCCTGCGGGCGGGGGTGCCGGCGCTGCAACTCCACAGCGAACCGCCGGAGGGCGGCGAGCGCGGTCGCGGCTGGGGCCACACAGCGGCGGACACGCGCGACAAGGTCGACCGGCGAAACCTGCGGGAACACGCCATACTGACGGCGCTGCTGGTCCGGGAACTCACACGAACCGAGATCCCCCGGATCGACGACGCCGACCTGCGGGAACGGCTGCGAGAACAGGAGTACGAGCCGGGAATGCGCGCCGCCGAGATCTGGCCCGATTCGTGGGACTGA
- the truA gene encoding tRNA pseudouridine(38-40) synthase TruA has product MPTRAFRIAYDGTGYHGFQRQPDVPTVEDALFDALRDLGVFAAEADKPDGYAAAGRTDAGVSALAQTVALEAPDWLTPRAFNAELPADIRAWAAADAPADFHATHDAERREYTYHLYAPTVDSSSRDSKSRASTTRETATENAVADDRFHAACEALSGSHDFHNLTPDDHNTERSPTLEATREGDFLVVTVTAGGFARELVRRLVSLAREVGTGDADLERIDRALGPEPLPGHEGIAPAPPEPLVLTAVAYPDLAFETDADAAASAREAFRARRIDRRTGARVAGDLADGIR; this is encoded by the coding sequence ATGCCGACCCGCGCGTTCCGGATCGCCTACGACGGCACCGGCTACCACGGCTTCCAGCGCCAGCCCGACGTCCCGACCGTCGAGGACGCCCTCTTCGACGCCCTGCGCGACCTCGGGGTGTTCGCCGCGGAGGCCGACAAACCGGACGGGTACGCCGCCGCGGGACGGACCGACGCCGGCGTCTCCGCGCTCGCCCAGACCGTCGCCCTCGAGGCCCCCGACTGGCTGACCCCGCGGGCGTTCAACGCCGAACTCCCCGCGGACATTCGGGCGTGGGCCGCCGCCGACGCGCCCGCGGACTTCCACGCGACCCACGACGCCGAGCGACGGGAGTACACGTATCACCTGTACGCGCCGACGGTCGACTCGAGTAGCCGCGACTCGAAAAGCCGCGCTTCAACCACCCGCGAAACCGCGACCGAGAACGCCGTCGCGGACGACCGCTTCCACGCGGCCTGCGAGGCCCTCTCCGGTAGCCACGACTTCCACAACCTCACGCCGGACGACCACAACACGGAGCGCTCGCCGACTCTCGAGGCGACCCGCGAGGGAGACTTCCTCGTCGTGACCGTCACCGCCGGCGGATTCGCCCGCGAACTGGTGCGTCGGCTCGTCTCGCTCGCCCGCGAGGTCGGGACCGGCGACGCCGACCTCGAGCGAATCGATCGCGCGCTCGGCCCAGAGCCGTTGCCCGGCCACGAGGGGATCGCTCCCGCGCCGCCGGAACCGCTGGTGCTGACCGCCGTCGCGTACCCCGACCTCGCGTTCGAGACCGACGCCGACGCAGCCGCGAGCGCTCGCGAGGCCTTCCGTGCGCGGCGAATCGATCGCCGAACGGGGGCTCGAGTCGCGGGCGACTTGGCCGACGGCATTCGGTGA
- the pan2 gene encoding proteasome-activating nucleotidase Pan2: MSRSPSIPDRPHRDIDPDLPDDERLEALRGHLQDLVDVNEQLSEQLEEADERRERLRDRVDRVERENETLKSSSLYIATVEDVLEDEEVIVKQHGNNQEVLTDVSPRIVEEVEPGDRVAVNDSFAIQTVLSTETDARAQSMEITEKPTVTYADIGGIDEQVREVREAVEQPLAEPELFDEVGIEPPSGVLLYGPPGTGKTMLAKAVANETDATFIKMAGSELVRKFIGEGSRLVRDLFEMARERQPAIIFIDEIDAIATRRTESKTSGDAEVQRTMMQLLSEMDGFEARGEVRIIAATNRFDMLDRAILRPGRFDRLIEVPNPDRDGREQILEIHTRGMNVADEVDFADLADDTEDYSGAEIESLATEAGMFAIRNDRNEVTHQDFVDALEKIEKDDSSDVISSAGYFYQ; the protein is encoded by the coding sequence ATGTCTCGAAGCCCGTCTATCCCCGACCGACCTCACCGCGATATCGATCCGGATCTCCCCGACGACGAGCGGCTCGAGGCGCTCCGCGGTCACTTGCAGGATCTCGTGGACGTCAACGAACAACTCTCAGAACAGCTCGAGGAAGCCGACGAGCGACGCGAGCGACTCCGCGACCGGGTCGACCGCGTCGAACGCGAAAACGAGACGCTCAAGAGCTCCTCGCTGTACATCGCCACCGTCGAGGACGTCCTCGAAGACGAGGAAGTGATCGTCAAACAGCACGGGAACAACCAGGAAGTGCTCACCGACGTCTCGCCGCGGATCGTCGAGGAGGTCGAGCCCGGCGACCGGGTCGCCGTCAACGACTCCTTCGCGATCCAGACGGTGCTCAGCACCGAGACCGACGCGCGGGCCCAGTCGATGGAGATCACCGAGAAACCGACGGTCACCTACGCCGACATCGGCGGCATCGACGAGCAGGTCCGCGAGGTCCGCGAGGCCGTCGAGCAGCCGCTGGCCGAACCCGAACTGTTCGACGAGGTCGGCATCGAACCCCCGAGCGGGGTCCTCCTCTACGGCCCGCCGGGGACGGGCAAGACGATGCTCGCCAAGGCCGTCGCCAACGAGACCGACGCCACCTTCATCAAGATGGCCGGCTCGGAACTCGTCCGCAAGTTCATCGGCGAGGGCTCCCGGCTCGTCCGGGACCTCTTCGAGATGGCCCGCGAGCGCCAGCCCGCCATCATCTTCATCGACGAGATCGACGCCATCGCGACTCGTCGCACGGAGTCCAAGACCTCCGGCGACGCCGAGGTCCAGCGCACGATGATGCAACTCCTCTCGGAGATGGACGGCTTCGAGGCCCGCGGCGAGGTCCGGATCATCGCCGCCACGAACCGCTTCGACATGCTCGATCGCGCCATTCTGCGCCCGGGCCGGTTCGACCGTCTCATCGAGGTGCCCAACCCCGACCGCGACGGCCGCGAACAGATCCTCGAGATCCACACCCGCGGCATGAACGTCGCCGACGAGGTCGACTTCGCCGACCTCGCGGACGACACCGAGGACTACTCCGGCGCCGAAATCGAGAGCCTCGCCACCGAGGCCGGCATGTTCGCCATCCGCAACGACCGCAACGAGGTCACCCATCAGGACTTCGTCGACGCCCTCGAGAAGATCGAGAAGGACGACTCGAGCGACGTGATCTCCTCGGCGGGCTACTTCTATCAATAA
- a CDS encoding PfkB family carbohydrate kinase, whose product MPDVVSLGSVNVDRTWYLPAERIRDLEARSYWFPAAGETVRVEGSPDLPAGVLEDARYRTAVGGKGSNQAVAAARAGADAAFLGCVGRDEAEYGVRETLAERGVAVDDAATVDRETGKAYVFVDDGGESWIAIVGGANDAVDEGYVDRVLERIRAADALLLQNEIPVATTDAVLERLEARGSGAERPTVVINPAPADGAAPLLARSAVDVVVVNEAEYAALESCLADIEATVVRTRGPDDVLVENAGGVTGRVTPPTVDAVDATGAGDAFCGYLATLLGDGEGLERAVEVATVAGSLTTETEGVQGAIPDREAVERARSLDFEPGDCETDE is encoded by the coding sequence ATGCCCGACGTCGTGAGTCTCGGCAGCGTCAACGTCGACCGAACGTGGTACCTCCCCGCCGAGCGGATCCGCGACCTCGAGGCGCGCTCCTACTGGTTTCCGGCGGCCGGAGAGACCGTCCGCGTCGAGGGGAGCCCCGACCTCCCCGCCGGCGTCCTCGAGGACGCCCGCTACCGAACCGCCGTCGGCGGCAAGGGGTCGAATCAGGCGGTGGCTGCGGCTCGAGCGGGAGCCGACGCCGCGTTTCTCGGCTGCGTCGGGCGCGACGAGGCCGAGTACGGCGTCCGCGAGACGCTCGCCGAGCGCGGGGTCGCCGTCGACGACGCGGCGACCGTCGACCGCGAGACGGGGAAGGCCTACGTCTTCGTCGACGACGGCGGGGAGTCGTGGATCGCGATCGTCGGCGGCGCCAACGACGCGGTCGACGAGGGGTACGTCGATCGGGTCCTCGAGCGGATTCGGGCCGCCGACGCGCTCCTCCTCCAGAACGAGATTCCGGTCGCGACGACGGACGCCGTGCTCGAGCGCCTCGAGGCCCGCGGGAGCGGGGCCGAGCGCCCGACGGTGGTCATCAATCCGGCTCCGGCCGACGGTGCGGCACCGCTGCTCGCTCGGTCGGCCGTCGACGTCGTGGTGGTCAACGAGGCCGAGTACGCGGCGCTCGAGAGTTGCCTCGCCGACATCGAGGCGACGGTCGTCCGAACGCGCGGTCCCGACGACGTGCTCGTCGAGAACGCAGGCGGAGTCACAGGTCGGGTCACGCCGCCGACCGTCGACGCGGTCGACGCGACCGGCGCGGGCGACGCCTTCTGTGGCTACCTCGCGACGCTGCTCGGCGATGGTGAGGGGCTCGAGCGGGCCGTCGAGGTCGCGACCGTGGCCGGATCGCTTACAACTGAGACCGAAGGCGTTCAGGGGGCGATACCCGATCGCGAGGCGGTCGAACGGGCGCGTTCGCTCGATTTCGAACCCGGTGACTGCGAGACTGATGAGTAG
- a CDS encoding sulfatase: protein MAESVDSSDSSDVDAVSANGRDPESHSTVRNVVLVVLDTARATSTGPATTPNLHRLAADGTRFDNAFATAPWTLPSHASMFTGTYPSEHGTHGGHTYLDDGLRTLTESFADSGYETIGVSNNTWITEEFGFDRGFDDLRKGWQYIQSDADMGAVVRGEDFREKLQATRNRIFDGNPAVNAANILYSEVFQPAGDDGADRSTTWIRNWLADRDGDDPFFLFCNFIEPHVEYDPPKAYAEEFLPEGASYEEATAVRQDPRAYDCEDYRLTDREFAMLRGLYRAELAYVDDQLARLRSALEDAGEWEDTLFVVCGDHGEHIGEHGFFGHQYNLYDTLIDVPLVCHGGPFTDGGRRTDFVQLLDLPATLLETAGVDDPELRDQWSSRSFHPDSIDDARDAVFAEYVAPQPSIERLEDRFGEIPDRVREYDRRLRAVRTTEYKYVRADDGTERLHRVDTDPLERDDLSEQEPDQVRAMRRRLEAQFDPLEDAGASGEVEMREGTKERLADLGYL, encoded by the coding sequence ATGGCCGAGTCAGTCGATTCATCCGATTCATCAGACGTCGACGCAGTGTCGGCTAACGGACGTGATCCGGAGTCACACTCCACCGTGCGGAACGTCGTGCTCGTCGTCCTCGATACCGCGCGGGCGACGAGCACGGGGCCGGCGACGACGCCGAATCTACACCGCCTCGCGGCCGACGGAACCCGCTTCGACAACGCGTTCGCGACCGCTCCCTGGACGCTTCCTTCTCACGCCTCGATGTTCACCGGGACCTACCCCTCCGAGCACGGGACCCACGGCGGACACACCTACCTCGACGACGGGTTGCGGACCCTCACGGAGTCGTTCGCCGACTCCGGCTACGAGACGATCGGCGTCTCGAACAACACGTGGATCACCGAGGAGTTCGGCTTCGATCGGGGCTTCGACGACCTGCGGAAGGGGTGGCAGTACATCCAGTCCGATGCGGACATGGGCGCCGTCGTTCGCGGGGAGGACTTCCGGGAGAAACTCCAGGCTACCCGCAACCGAATTTTCGACGGGAATCCGGCGGTCAACGCGGCGAACATCCTCTACAGCGAGGTGTTCCAGCCCGCGGGCGACGACGGCGCCGACCGCTCGACGACCTGGATCCGAAACTGGCTCGCCGACCGCGACGGCGACGATCCGTTCTTCCTGTTCTGTAACTTCATCGAACCCCACGTCGAGTACGACCCGCCGAAGGCCTACGCCGAGGAGTTCCTGCCCGAGGGGGCGAGCTACGAGGAGGCGACCGCCGTGCGACAGGATCCCCGCGCCTACGACTGCGAGGACTACCGACTCACCGATCGGGAGTTCGCCATGCTTCGCGGGCTCTATCGGGCCGAACTCGCCTACGTGGACGACCAACTCGCCCGGCTTCGGTCGGCCCTGGAGGACGCCGGCGAGTGGGAGGACACCCTGTTCGTCGTCTGTGGCGACCACGGCGAGCACATCGGCGAACACGGCTTCTTCGGCCACCAGTACAACCTCTACGACACCCTGATCGACGTCCCCCTCGTCTGCCACGGCGGCCCCTTCACCGACGGCGGCCGGCGGACCGACTTCGTCCAGTTGCTCGACCTCCCCGCCACGCTGCTCGAGACCGCCGGCGTCGACGACCCCGAACTGCGCGACCAGTGGTCCAGTCGCTCGTTTCACCCCGACTCGATCGACGATGCCCGGGACGCGGTCTTCGCCGAGTACGTCGCGCCACAGCCCTCCATCGAGCGCCTCGAGGACCGCTTCGGCGAGATTCCCGACCGCGTCCGCGAGTACGACCGACGGCTTCGGGCCGTCCGGACGACCGAATACAAGTACGTCCGCGCCGACGACGGCACCGAACGGCTCCACCGCGTCGACACCGACCCGCTCGAGCGCGACGATCTCTCCGAACAGGAACCAGATCAGGTGCGGGCGATGCGGCGGCGCCTCGAGGCGCAGTTCGACCCGCTCGAGGACGCCGGCGCCAGCGGCGAGGTCGAGATGCGCGAGGGGACGAAGGAGCGGCTGGCCGATCTGGGGTATCTCTGA
- a CDS encoding nucleoside hydrolase has product MSRPVLIDTDPGCDDAVALLLALEHAACEVVGLTTVHGNAPVDDTTRNARAILEAVDRTDVPVSRGADRPLLVDLETSEHVHGEGGIRGELPGPSSATEPVDVNAAQFIVEQARAHDGDLTLAPIGPLTNVALAHAMEPDLPDLLDELVVMGGAAFASGNVTPLAEANFHTDPHAARRVVRDCRPTVVGLDVTTRAAVPPERVEGLSRDTALGRSLHEWLTYYDGERLERYGIDAAAIHDAVVVAWLVDEGVLETRSYPMDVGADGDLARGALVVDENGVTGEEANGTVAVDADYERYRELVAGSLEGVLERTEPDASD; this is encoded by the coding sequence ATGAGCCGTCCCGTGCTGATCGATACGGATCCGGGTTGCGACGACGCCGTGGCGCTGCTGCTGGCGCTCGAGCACGCCGCTTGCGAGGTGGTGGGGCTGACGACCGTCCACGGGAACGCCCCGGTCGACGACACGACGCGAAACGCCCGAGCGATTCTCGAGGCGGTCGACCGGACGGACGTTCCCGTCTCGCGGGGCGCGGACCGACCGCTGCTGGTCGACCTCGAGACGTCCGAGCACGTCCACGGCGAGGGCGGCATCCGCGGCGAGCTGCCGGGCCCGAGTTCGGCCACCGAACCCGTCGACGTCAACGCGGCGCAGTTCATCGTCGAGCAGGCCCGCGCGCACGACGGCGACTTGACGCTCGCGCCGATCGGGCCGTTGACGAACGTCGCGCTCGCCCACGCGATGGAGCCCGACCTGCCCGACCTGCTCGACGAACTCGTCGTCATGGGCGGGGCCGCCTTCGCCTCGGGCAACGTCACGCCGCTGGCCGAGGCGAACTTCCACACCGATCCGCACGCGGCCCGGCGAGTCGTTCGGGACTGCCGGCCGACGGTCGTCGGCCTCGACGTGACGACGCGGGCCGCCGTTCCGCCCGAACGGGTCGAGGGCCTCTCCCGGGACACCGCGCTGGGTCGGTCGCTCCACGAGTGGCTCACCTACTACGACGGCGAGCGCCTCGAGCGCTACGGCATCGACGCGGCCGCGATCCACGACGCGGTCGTGGTGGCGTGGCTGGTCGACGAGGGCGTGCTCGAGACGCGGTCGTATCCGATGGACGTCGGCGCAGACGGGGACCTCGCGCGCGGCGCGCTGGTCGTCGACGAGAACGGGGTGACCGGGGAGGAGGCGAACGGCACGGTCGCCGTCGACGCCGACTACGAGCGGTACCGGGAGCTGGTTGCTGGTTCGCTCGAGGGCGTCCTCGAGCGGACCGAACCGGACGCGAGCGACTGA